A genomic stretch from Nitrospirota bacterium includes:
- a CDS encoding 3-methyl-2-oxobutanoate dehydrogenase subunit VorB translates to MTESLLMKGNEVVAEAAIMAGCRFYAGYPITPQNEIPEYMSWRMPEVGGIFIQAESELAAVNMVYGASAAGVRAMTSSSSPGISLKQEGISYLAGAELPAVIVNIQRGGPGLGNISGSQQDYFQSTRGGGHGDYRVLVYAPFSHQELWTLTMKAFDRADEYRNPVMLLADGVLGQMMEPFVPTEYVPPALPSKDWVLDGCRSRPPRVIKSLYLGEGKLEMQNLKLQAKYQRMKQEDVMYESYMVDDADVVIVAFGIAARVCLSAVRSLRKDGCRVGLFRPVTLFPFPEKQINDLARMGKRFLVAELNLGQMVDDVRLAVDGLSEVRFYGRGGGEMITVEELTEKINRFQKVYSS, encoded by the coding sequence ATGACTGAATCTCTCTTGATGAAAGGCAATGAGGTTGTTGCAGAGGCAGCAATTATGGCTGGTTGCCGTTTTTATGCCGGCTATCCTATTACCCCCCAGAATGAAATCCCCGAATATATGTCCTGGAGAATGCCCGAGGTTGGAGGTATCTTTATACAGGCGGAGAGTGAGCTTGCAGCCGTAAATATGGTTTATGGTGCTTCTGCCGCAGGCGTAAGGGCCATGACGTCTTCTTCTTCTCCCGGAATAAGCCTTAAGCAGGAAGGTATCTCCTATCTGGCAGGGGCCGAGCTTCCGGCGGTTATCGTTAATATCCAGCGGGGCGGTCCCGGGCTTGGTAATATATCAGGCAGTCAGCAGGATTACTTTCAGTCAACAAGGGGTGGCGGGCATGGTGACTACAGGGTCCTTGTGTATGCGCCTTTCAGTCATCAGGAGCTATGGACACTCACGATGAAGGCCTTTGACAGGGCTGATGAGTACAGGAATCCTGTAATGCTACTTGCAGACGGGGTACTTGGACAGATGATGGAGCCCTTTGTTCCAACAGAGTATGTTCCGCCTGCCCTGCCTTCAAAGGACTGGGTGCTTGACGGCTGCCGGTCGAGGCCTCCGAGGGTGATTAAATCTCTCTATCTCGGTGAGGGCAAGCTTGAGATGCAGAACCTGAAGCTCCAGGCGAAGTATCAGAGGATGAAGCAGGAGGACGTCATGTATGAGTCCTATATGGTTGATGATGCGGATGTGGTGATTGTTGCATTTGGAATAGCTGCAAGGGTCTGCCTTTCAGCCGTGAGGTCCTTGAGGAAAGACGGATGCAGAGTAGGGCTCTTCAGACCTGTAACGCTCTTCCCCTTTCCCGAGAAGCAGATAAATGACCTTGCCCGTATGGGCAAGAGATTTCTTGTGGCAGAGCTGAACCTCGGTCAAATGGTTGATGATGTCAGGCTTGCAGTTGATGGGCTTTCGGAAGTAAGGTTTTATGGCAGGGGCGGTGGTGAAATGATTACCGTTGAAGAGCTGACAGAGAAGATCAACCGGTTTCAGAAGGTATATTCATCTTAG